The following are from one region of the Natronosporangium hydrolyticum genome:
- a CDS encoding FAD-binding oxidoreductase → MAEAQHAAAVAALREQFAALPAGAPVRLAKPTSNLFRFRPATAGPVLDAAPFDQVLSVDPVARTADVQGMVSYERLVAATLRHGLMPLVVPQLKTITIGGAVVGLGIESSSFRHGLPHESVLAAEILTGDGRVVRAEPDNEHADLFASLPNSYGTLGYALRLRIELTPVSPYVRLRHLRFDDAESLTRTLTQICDRAEHDGEPVDFVDGTVFGRDELYLTLAQFVPAAPTVSDYTGQQIYYRSIQHRSVDHLRVADYLWRWDTDWFWCSRAFGVQHPWVRRMWPRRWRRSDVYRSLVAADRRHRVSARWERLRGRPAREAVVQDVEVPVDQTPAFLDFFHREVGIAPIWLCPLRLRGDRRWPLYPLEPGRLYVNAGFWSTVPLPPGRIEGFHNRRIERAVARLGGHKSLYSTVHYPAEEFWRRYNGDAYAVVKQSYDPDARLPDLYDKCVRLT, encoded by the coding sequence ATGGCCGAGGCCCAGCACGCGGCGGCGGTGGCGGCGCTGCGCGAACAGTTCGCAGCGCTGCCGGCCGGTGCGCCGGTCCGGCTGGCGAAGCCGACCTCTAATCTGTTCCGGTTTCGACCGGCCACCGCCGGGCCGGTGCTCGACGCCGCCCCGTTCGACCAGGTGCTCTCGGTCGACCCGGTCGCCCGTACCGCCGACGTGCAGGGCATGGTCAGCTACGAGCGGCTGGTGGCGGCCACGCTGCGACACGGCCTGATGCCGTTGGTGGTGCCGCAGCTGAAGACGATCACGATCGGCGGCGCGGTGGTCGGGCTGGGGATCGAGTCGTCGTCGTTCCGACACGGGTTGCCGCACGAGTCGGTGCTCGCCGCGGAGATCCTCACCGGCGACGGCCGGGTGGTGCGTGCGGAGCCCGACAACGAGCACGCCGACCTGTTCGCCTCGTTGCCCAACTCGTACGGCACGCTGGGCTATGCGCTGCGGCTACGGATCGAGCTGACCCCGGTTTCGCCCTACGTCCGGCTGCGGCACCTGCGCTTCGACGACGCCGAGAGTCTCACCCGGACGCTGACCCAAATCTGCGACCGGGCCGAGCACGACGGCGAGCCGGTCGACTTCGTCGACGGCACCGTCTTCGGCCGCGACGAGCTCTATCTCACCCTGGCGCAGTTCGTGCCGGCGGCGCCGACGGTCAGCGACTACACCGGCCAGCAGATCTACTACCGGTCGATCCAGCATCGAAGCGTCGACCACCTCCGGGTCGCCGACTATCTGTGGCGCTGGGACACCGACTGGTTCTGGTGTTCCCGGGCGTTCGGCGTACAGCATCCGTGGGTACGCCGGATGTGGCCGCGGCGGTGGCGCCGCTCCGATGTCTACCGGTCGTTGGTCGCCGCCGACCGGCGCCACCGGGTGTCGGCCCGGTGGGAACGGCTGCGGGGCCGGCCGGCGCGCGAGGCGGTGGTCCAGGACGTGGAGGTGCCGGTCGACCAGACCCCGGCGTTCCTGGACTTCTTTCATCGGGAGGTGGGGATCGCGCCGATCTGGCTGTGCCCGTTGCGGCTACGCGGCGACCGGCGATGGCCACTGTATCCATTGGAGCCCGGCCGGCTCTACGTCAACGCGGGGTTCTGGTCGACGGTCCCGTTGCCGCCGGGGCGCATCGAGGGGTTTCATAACCGCCGCATCGAACGGGCGGTGGCGCGGCTGGGCGGACACAAGTCCCTCTACTCCACAGTGCACTACCCGGCGGAAGAGTTCTGGCGGCGCTATAACGGCGACGCTTACGCGGTGGTCAAGCAGTCGTATGATCCGGACGCCCGGCTGCCCGACCTCTACGACAAGTGCGTCCGGCTCACCTAG
- a CDS encoding RNB domain-containing ribonuclease gives MSNDEWPVGVMIDQPGSTDRDDAVWVVRAGDRWRVSVFVADVAKVVRLGSPADVAALRRIRTVYTGDRTIPMLPPEELAQATLRTGRPAPVCRFEITVTSTGEPVETVISRGVLTEPVATTYQEAAAALADPAHRLHSMLVDAYELAQVLLARRRAAGALAVYDLHRGWATDEDGRLVSLAAAQRNAGYLIVQELMIAANEAAARWAVAREVPLLFRNHRPGAASREEVSEQLSEVTTATPGAQLLPAAQQLASMLRPAVYEPWAGGHFGLNLPAYTHATSPLRRYPDLVTQRMLFAAVAGAPAPYQLDTVAEMAATLNLRFEAQRVRRSAYHRAAAQATTRAQLVTDDYRQLDDGTFGKVVKLAVTEGRFNPELGAELQRRADAGQLLPRDAAMMLFAGHEPRWRPVRDGLLRWLAREPAHAVTVLSLYGQREFGEEVRWQEESVGSPSWPRFQVRAQLGEHRSPARSASSKRAARQQAALALVAGLAELPDVSADVAAPAAPGPPARIIPPEHPPAMAINELAQLGELTAVCWSFTAAGAAHEPVHRCQVTAERPITGEQLVGAGEGATKAAAKAAAAADLWARLGSGELS, from the coding sequence GTGAGTAACGACGAGTGGCCGGTCGGCGTAATGATCGACCAACCTGGCTCGACAGACCGCGATGATGCGGTGTGGGTGGTCCGGGCCGGTGACCGGTGGCGGGTGTCGGTCTTCGTCGCCGATGTCGCCAAGGTGGTCCGGCTCGGCAGCCCCGCCGATGTGGCGGCGCTGCGGCGGATTCGCACCGTCTACACCGGGGACCGGACCATCCCGATGCTACCCCCAGAGGAGTTGGCGCAGGCCACGCTGCGGACCGGCCGGCCGGCGCCGGTGTGCCGGTTCGAGATCACCGTGACCTCGACCGGCGAGCCAGTCGAGACGGTGATCAGTCGTGGGGTGTTGACCGAGCCGGTGGCCACCACCTATCAGGAGGCGGCCGCGGCGCTCGCCGACCCCGCGCACCGGCTGCATTCCATGCTGGTCGACGCCTATGAGCTGGCCCAGGTGCTGTTGGCGCGCCGCCGGGCGGCTGGTGCGCTCGCCGTCTACGATCTGCACCGCGGGTGGGCCACTGACGAGGATGGTCGGCTCGTCAGCCTGGCGGCGGCGCAGCGCAACGCGGGTTACCTGATCGTCCAGGAGTTGATGATCGCGGCGAACGAGGCGGCGGCGCGGTGGGCGGTCGCCCGTGAGGTGCCATTGTTGTTCCGCAATCACCGGCCCGGCGCCGCCAGTCGGGAGGAGGTTTCGGAACAGCTGTCCGAGGTGACCACCGCGACGCCCGGGGCGCAGCTGCTCCCGGCCGCGCAGCAGCTGGCCTCGATGCTCCGGCCAGCCGTCTACGAGCCGTGGGCCGGTGGCCACTTTGGGCTGAACCTGCCGGCCTACACGCATGCGACCAGCCCCCTGCGCCGCTATCCGGATCTGGTTACACAACGGATGCTCTTCGCCGCGGTGGCCGGTGCCCCGGCGCCGTACCAACTGGACACCGTGGCGGAGATGGCCGCCACGCTGAATCTGAGGTTCGAGGCCCAGCGGGTACGGCGCTCGGCGTACCACCGGGCGGCGGCGCAGGCGACCACCCGGGCGCAGCTGGTCACGGATGACTACCGGCAGCTCGACGACGGCACCTTCGGCAAAGTGGTAAAGCTCGCGGTGACCGAGGGGCGGTTCAATCCGGAGTTGGGGGCGGAGCTGCAGCGGCGGGCCGACGCCGGCCAGTTGCTGCCGCGGGACGCCGCCATGATGCTGTTCGCCGGGCACGAGCCGAGGTGGCGGCCGGTGCGGGACGGGCTGCTGCGGTGGCTGGCCCGGGAGCCCGCCCACGCGGTCACCGTCCTCTCCCTCTACGGCCAGCGTGAGTTCGGCGAGGAGGTCCGGTGGCAGGAGGAGTCCGTGGGGAGTCCGAGCTGGCCACGCTTCCAGGTTCGGGCGCAGTTGGGGGAGCATCGCTCCCCGGCGCGGTCGGCGTCGTCGAAGCGGGCGGCGCGACAGCAGGCGGCCCTGGCGCTCGTCGCCGGGTTGGCCGAGCTGCCGGATGTTTCGGCCGATGTGGCGGCGCCGGCGGCGCCTGGCCCGCCAGCGCGGATCATCCCTCCGGAGCATCCGCCAGCGATGGCGATCAACGAGTTGGCACAGTTGGGTGAGCTCACGGCGGTGTGTTGGTCGTTCACGGCGGCCGGGGCGGCCCATGAACCGGTGCACCGGTGTCAGGTCACCGCGGAGCGCCCAATAACCGGTGAGCAGTTGGTCGGTGCTGGTGAGGGGGCCACCAAGGCGGCGGCGAAGGCCGCGGCAGCCGCCGACCTCTGGGCGAGACTGGGCTCCGGCGAGCTTAGCTGA
- a CDS encoding nucleotide disphospho-sugar-binding domain-containing protein, with protein MRVLVVTAPLLGHAYPLVPLAWELRTAGHEVLLATAGEAVRVADSGLPVANIARSFDLARARRRMTLRNPLLARAVQTGRAGPRGVITLFGEINDELADGAVAVGDEWRPELVIHDALAPVGALVAARRGVPAVLCDPTFYDGHHLSFAATGHLSYACGRHSVPAPAPPSAVIRLAPPSMVGDRPGWRMRYVPYDGGLVTAGWLDEPPRRPRIVVVASHPADTDPALMRAVLRAAPHVDAEFVLVRPDLGMGPPLPENVRVVEWTPLSRLLPTARGVVHHGGASMVLTALVHGVPQLVVPDAGERRHNAGLVYTRGVGLVGARRNITPTLLRRLVGEDSLAAAAAEVRTELTGAPSPADVTTRLLKLADDPEAAA; from the coding sequence ATGCGGGTTCTGGTGGTCACCGCGCCGCTGCTGGGGCACGCGTACCCGCTCGTACCGTTGGCCTGGGAGCTACGGACGGCCGGTCACGAGGTGCTACTGGCGACGGCAGGGGAGGCGGTCCGGGTCGCCGATTCGGGCCTGCCGGTGGCCAACATCGCCCGCAGCTTCGACCTTGCCCGGGCCCGGCGTCGAATGACGCTGCGCAATCCGTTACTCGCCCGGGCAGTGCAGACTGGCCGGGCCGGGCCCCGGGGCGTCATCACCCTCTTCGGGGAGATCAACGACGAACTCGCCGATGGCGCCGTGGCGGTAGGCGACGAGTGGCGGCCGGAGCTGGTCATCCACGATGCGCTGGCGCCGGTCGGCGCGCTGGTGGCGGCCCGCCGCGGCGTGCCCGCGGTGCTCTGCGACCCCACCTTCTACGACGGCCACCACCTCAGCTTCGCCGCCACCGGGCACCTGAGCTACGCCTGCGGCCGGCACAGCGTCCCAGCGCCGGCGCCGCCGAGCGCGGTGATCCGGCTGGCGCCGCCGAGCATGGTCGGCGACCGGCCAGGGTGGCGGATGCGGTATGTCCCCTACGACGGTGGCCTGGTCACGGCTGGCTGGTTGGACGAGCCCCCTCGCCGACCTCGCATCGTGGTGGTGGCGAGCCATCCGGCCGATACCGACCCGGCGTTGATGCGCGCGGTGCTCCGGGCCGCCCCGCATGTGGACGCCGAGTTCGTGCTGGTCCGACCCGACCTGGGGATGGGGCCACCGCTGCCGGAGAACGTCCGGGTGGTGGAGTGGACCCCGCTGAGCCGGCTGCTGCCGACCGCTCGGGGAGTGGTACACCACGGGGGCGCGTCCATGGTGCTCACCGCGCTGGTCCACGGCGTTCCGCAGCTGGTCGTCCCCGACGCCGGCGAGCGCCGGCACAACGCCGGGCTGGTCTACACGCGGGGGGTCGGGCTGGTCGGCGCCCGCCGCAACATCACCCCCACACTGCTGCGCCGGCTGGTCGGTGAGGATTCCCTCGCCGCCGCGGCCGCCGAGGTCCGGACCGAACTCACCGGGGCGCCCTCCCCCGCCGACGTGACCACCCGGCTGCTCAAGCTCGCCGACGACCCGGAAGCGGCGGCGTAA
- a CDS encoding VOC family protein: MTASLSHLFMRVADLPAARTFWVDQLGLLVLHEEAAGYLRVGGRDGFHLGIEQGDPGPPNALEIAVQVADVDDTYQALIAAGVPADTAPADQPWGRRHAWVRDPDNRRISIFS, from the coding sequence ATGACCGCATCGCTGAGCCACTTGTTCATGCGAGTGGCGGACCTGCCGGCCGCCCGCACCTTCTGGGTCGACCAGCTCGGGTTACTGGTCCTGCACGAGGAGGCCGCCGGATATCTCCGGGTGGGCGGCCGTGACGGCTTCCACCTCGGCATCGAACAGGGCGACCCGGGACCGCCGAACGCACTGGAGATCGCGGTCCAGGTCGCCGATGTCGACGACACCTATCAGGCCCTGATCGCCGCCGGGGTGCCGGCGGACACCGCACCCGCTGATCAGCCGTGGGGCCGCCGCCATGCTTGGGTTCGAGACCCGGACAATCGCCGCATATCGATCTTCAGCTAA
- a CDS encoding ThuA domain-containing protein produces the protein MSSVRQALVVRGGWDGHAPVECTERFLPFLREHNFEVSICEDLSVYADPGRLAATDLVVQCWSMGEITEKQAQGLAAAVRAGTGFAGWHGGIVASFDSEPYQQLTGGRFVYHPPGFVEHDLTVVPGRQHHPIVTGIETVPLHTEKYWVLTDALCDVLATVTFPPDQPGDDPDGETPWRREVVMPAVWTRQWGAGRVFVSTVGHRPADLAVPAVRQLTERGLLWAARE, from the coding sequence GTGAGCAGCGTACGACAGGCGTTAGTGGTTCGGGGCGGTTGGGACGGTCACGCCCCGGTCGAGTGCACTGAGCGGTTCCTGCCCTTTCTGCGGGAACACAACTTCGAGGTGTCGATCTGTGAGGATCTCTCGGTCTACGCCGACCCGGGTCGGCTCGCGGCGACCGATCTCGTGGTGCAGTGCTGGTCGATGGGCGAGATCACCGAGAAGCAGGCCCAGGGGCTGGCGGCGGCGGTCCGGGCTGGTACCGGCTTCGCCGGGTGGCACGGCGGGATCGTCGCGTCCTTCGATTCGGAGCCTTATCAACAGCTGACCGGCGGGCGGTTCGTTTATCACCCGCCCGGGTTCGTCGAGCACGACCTGACCGTGGTGCCGGGCCGGCAGCATCACCCGATCGTGACCGGGATCGAGACGGTGCCGTTGCACACGGAAAAGTACTGGGTGCTCACCGATGCGTTGTGTGACGTGCTGGCGACGGTCACGTTTCCGCCGGACCAGCCGGGCGATGATCCGGACGGGGAGACCCCGTGGCGTCGGGAGGTCGTGATGCCGGCGGTCTGGACCCGTCAGTGGGGAGCGGGCCGAGTCTTCGTCTCCACGGTGGGTCATCGACCGGCGGATCTGGCGGTGCCGGCGGTGCGGCAGTTGACCGAGCGAGGTCTGTTGTGGGCGGCCAGAGAGTGA
- a CDS encoding endonuclease, with protein sequence MRRARSRSLVAAASAATLLVTLAASAASAQEPAPSAEVACPTSPVPGFDLSTTESYPAQREVTATSPESAVTDLQLTVSPPPESGEITLTEVIPAEGPGGTAAATLSVTGEVSAGTYTATITAVTDDDPAAGDCVAAIEVMPLVPIGAVQGSIADDQTNFTSPLLGERVAVRGVVTQVTMEGNGAHGFFLQERAGETDGDPQSSDGVFIYNGDFTTLRTEVEGPARDQVGADWQVAIGDEIVLRGEVGQYFGMTQFGGGGSFVWEVTDTGLDVPSTVAIAEVDPPDDAADALRYFRRHLGMQLTVPAGAQVVNGRDVFSGTDAEVWAIRGDHPVAQREEPYSQRVFRDAHPLDNQPETAFDDGNGYRFVLGSFGVKGSTGDPDAVLAPARTFDTITEANRGGVYLSFGKYTVNVVDQLALDTSGPDPAANHPVEPADREREFDIAAYNVENLYDYRDNPNSGCDFPGNPGCFDEHGGSVTGPFDYVPDSDAEYQARLQRMAEQIRLDLHSPDIVMIQETEAQDVCTVAAAWTPETGAELGADRLECDLTNPGEANTRSDGRPDSLLELALVIAEQGGPEYQATFNLDSGDLRGITTAYLYRTDRVELLPAAAADPVLGADPQVAYDAEPLPYNTDVTNPKALNTRLPDHVADACTGSGPTQCDGVNVFSRAPQVALFRVWRGEPGLASWTDLYLVNNHQSAGPDRRVLQRTEQATYNARIAEAVLAADPAARVVVGGDLNVFPRPDDPFAPGTAIPGVGEGPSDQLAALYDSPLTNLYDTMVAEYPAIAYTFGFQGQAQTLDHLWVSPTLLAELLDARSAKINVDWPADARGEDPAYGRFGVSDHDPESARFTAEPTFTSVRALLSLLVTEESVPPSVSSPVSTLLTNAERLSQRGQSAAAGTLLETAAELVDRHGRLGTIDPEVAAALREELALLSP encoded by the coding sequence ATGCGTAGGGCTCGGTCCCGGAGCCTGGTGGCGGCGGCTAGCGCCGCCACCCTGCTCGTCACTCTCGCCGCGTCCGCGGCCTCCGCCCAGGAACCAGCGCCTTCGGCGGAGGTGGCCTGCCCCACCTCCCCGGTGCCCGGCTTCGATCTCAGCACCACCGAGAGCTATCCGGCGCAGCGCGAGGTCACTGCCACCAGCCCGGAGTCGGCCGTCACCGACCTGCAGCTGACCGTTTCACCGCCCCCGGAGTCGGGCGAGATCACGCTCACCGAGGTGATTCCCGCGGAGGGCCCCGGCGGCACCGCCGCCGCGACGCTGTCGGTCACCGGCGAGGTGAGCGCCGGCACCTACACCGCTACCATCACCGCGGTCACCGACGACGACCCCGCGGCGGGTGACTGCGTCGCCGCGATCGAGGTGATGCCGCTGGTGCCGATCGGGGCGGTGCAGGGCAGCATCGCCGACGACCAGACCAACTTCACCTCGCCGCTGCTGGGGGAGCGGGTCGCGGTGCGCGGCGTGGTCACCCAGGTGACCATGGAGGGCAACGGCGCCCACGGCTTCTTCCTGCAGGAGCGGGCCGGCGAGACCGATGGTGACCCGCAATCCAGCGATGGCGTCTTCATCTACAACGGAGACTTCACCACCCTGCGTACGGAGGTCGAAGGCCCGGCGCGTGACCAGGTCGGCGCGGACTGGCAGGTGGCGATCGGCGACGAGATCGTGCTCCGGGGCGAGGTCGGCCAGTACTTCGGCATGACCCAGTTCGGCGGGGGTGGCAGCTTCGTCTGGGAGGTCACCGACACCGGGCTGGACGTGCCTTCGACGGTCGCGATCGCGGAGGTCGACCCGCCCGACGACGCGGCGGACGCGCTGCGCTACTTCCGGCGCCACCTCGGGATGCAGCTGACCGTGCCGGCCGGCGCCCAGGTGGTCAACGGCCGGGACGTCTTCTCCGGCACCGACGCCGAAGTGTGGGCGATCCGCGGCGACCACCCGGTCGCGCAGCGCGAAGAGCCCTATTCCCAGCGGGTCTTCCGGGACGCCCACCCGCTGGACAACCAGCCGGAGACGGCCTTCGACGACGGCAACGGCTACCGCTTCGTGCTGGGCAGCTTCGGCGTCAAGGGCAGCACCGGCGACCCGGACGCAGTGCTGGCGCCGGCCCGAACCTTCGACACCATCACCGAAGCCAACCGCGGCGGAGTGTACCTCTCCTTCGGCAAGTACACCGTGAACGTGGTCGACCAGTTGGCGCTCGACACCAGCGGTCCGGACCCGGCCGCGAACCATCCGGTCGAGCCGGCCGACCGGGAGCGGGAGTTCGACATCGCCGCGTACAACGTGGAGAACCTCTACGACTACCGGGACAACCCGAACTCGGGCTGCGACTTCCCGGGGAACCCCGGCTGCTTCGACGAGCACGGCGGCTCGGTCACCGGCCCGTTCGACTACGTGCCCGACAGCGACGCGGAGTATCAAGCCCGGCTGCAGCGGATGGCCGAGCAGATTCGACTCGACCTGCACAGCCCGGACATCGTCATGATCCAGGAGACCGAGGCGCAGGACGTCTGCACCGTCGCGGCGGCGTGGACCCCGGAGACCGGCGCGGAGCTCGGCGCGGACCGGTTGGAGTGCGACCTGACCAACCCGGGCGAGGCGAACACCCGCAGCGATGGCCGCCCCGACAGCCTGCTGGAGCTGGCGCTGGTCATCGCCGAGCAGGGCGGTCCGGAGTACCAGGCCACCTTCAACCTCGACAGCGGGGACCTGCGCGGCATCACCACCGCGTATCTTTACCGCACCGACCGGGTGGAGCTGCTGCCGGCGGCCGCCGCCGACCCGGTGCTCGGCGCCGACCCGCAGGTGGCGTACGACGCCGAGCCACTGCCGTACAACACCGACGTGACCAACCCGAAGGCGCTCAACACCCGGCTGCCGGACCACGTCGCCGATGCCTGCACCGGCTCCGGCCCGACCCAGTGCGACGGTGTGAATGTGTTCAGCCGGGCACCGCAGGTGGCGCTGTTCCGGGTGTGGCGTGGCGAACCCGGGCTCGCCAGCTGGACCGACCTCTACCTGGTCAACAACCACCAGAGCGCCGGGCCGGACCGGCGGGTGTTGCAGCGCACCGAACAGGCCACCTACAACGCCCGGATCGCCGAAGCGGTGCTCGCCGCCGACCCGGCGGCGCGGGTGGTGGTCGGCGGGGACCTCAACGTCTTCCCGCGACCGGACGACCCGTTTGCTCCCGGCACCGCCATCCCCGGGGTGGGGGAGGGGCCGAGCGACCAGCTTGCCGCGCTCTACGACTCACCCCTGACCAACCTGTACGACACCATGGTGGCCGAGTACCCGGCCATCGCCTACACCTTCGGGTTCCAGGGGCAGGCGCAGACCCTGGACCACCTATGGGTGAGCCCGACCCTGCTGGCGGAGCTCCTCGACGCCCGGTCCGCGAAGATCAACGTGGACTGGCCGGCGGACGCCCGAGGGGAGGATCCGGCGTACGGCCGATTCGGAGTCAGCGACCACGATCCGGAGTCGGCCCGGTTCACCGCCGAGCCCACCTTCACCTCGGTACGGGCGCTGCTGTCCCTGCTGGTCACCGAGGAGTCGGTGCCGCCCTCGGTGTCGTCGCCGGTCTCCACCCTGCTGACCAACGCTGAGCGGCTGTCTCAGCGGGGGCAGAGCGCGGCCGCCGGCACCCTGCTGGAGACCGCGGCGGAGCTGGTAGACCGGCACGGTCGGCTGGGCACCATCGACCCGGAGGTGGCGGCGGCCCTGCGCGAGGAGCTGGCCCTGCTGTCGCCGTGA
- a CDS encoding M3 family metallopeptidase — MTENPFLRASELPYQLPPFDQITEEHYLPAIEQGLVEHRREIDAIAADPAPPTVGNTLVALERSGELLRRVRPVFHNATAATSTPALAALEQQIAPKLAAHHDAIFLDAQLYERVRALYDARDQLERDDETEWLLERYHTDFVRAGALLPAAEQARLREINQETAGLMAEFTDRVRSDGNDLAVEVTDPAELVGLSEGALATAAEAGRERGVDAHLLTLLLPTSQPALASLQDRSLRARLHAASVSRGGRGNQHDTRELVRRLVTLRAERAALLGYPHHAAYQIADRTAGSVAAVTEMLARLTPAAVANAEAEAQQLQKLADESGDGTPIGPGDWPFYAERVRERDFEVDYAALREYFPLEQVLRDGVFYAASQLYGISFAERDDLPTYHPQVRVFEVFDVDGSPLGLFLADLFTRDAKRGGAWQSTFVGQSRLRDTKPVCLVNMNISRPPAGEPALLTVDEVKTLFHEFGHALHSLFSDVTYPRFAGTSVPRDFVEYPSQVNEVWMLWPEVVANYARHHRTGEQLPTDAVERLRTARRFNMGFETTEYLAASLLDLAWHQLSTEQAAAVTDVVEFEAAALAAAGVALPLVPPRYRSTYFAHIFATEGYSAGYYSYIWSEVLDADTVEWFVENGGLRRENGDWFRQRLLARAGGIDSMRAFRDFRGRDPRIEPLLERRGLR, encoded by the coding sequence ATGACGGAGAACCCGTTCCTGCGCGCCAGCGAACTGCCTTACCAGCTGCCCCCGTTCGACCAGATCACCGAGGAGCACTACCTGCCGGCGATCGAGCAGGGGTTGGTTGAACACCGCCGCGAGATCGACGCGATCGCCGCCGACCCGGCGCCGCCGACGGTCGGCAATACGCTGGTGGCGCTGGAGCGCTCCGGCGAGCTGCTCCGGCGGGTCCGGCCGGTCTTCCACAACGCCACCGCCGCGACCTCGACTCCGGCGCTCGCCGCGCTCGAGCAGCAGATCGCGCCGAAGCTCGCAGCCCACCACGACGCGATCTTCCTCGATGCTCAGCTGTACGAACGGGTTCGGGCGCTCTACGACGCGCGCGACCAGCTGGAGCGAGACGACGAGACCGAGTGGCTGCTGGAGCGGTACCACACCGACTTCGTCCGGGCCGGCGCGCTGCTGCCGGCGGCGGAGCAGGCTCGGCTGCGGGAGATCAACCAGGAGACCGCCGGGCTGATGGCGGAGTTCACCGACCGGGTGCGCTCGGACGGCAACGACCTGGCGGTCGAGGTGACCGACCCGGCTGAGCTGGTGGGGCTCTCCGAGGGGGCGCTCGCGACCGCCGCCGAGGCCGGCCGCGAGCGGGGGGTGGACGCGCACCTGCTCACCCTGCTGCTGCCCACCTCCCAGCCGGCGCTCGCCTCGCTGCAGGACCGGTCATTGCGGGCGCGCCTGCACGCCGCCTCGGTCAGCCGGGGCGGCCGGGGCAACCAGCACGACACCCGGGAGCTGGTGCGGCGGCTGGTGACGCTGCGCGCCGAACGCGCCGCCCTGCTCGGCTACCCGCACCACGCCGCGTACCAGATCGCCGACCGTACCGCCGGGTCGGTGGCGGCGGTGACCGAGATGCTGGCCCGGCTCACTCCGGCGGCGGTGGCCAACGCGGAGGCCGAGGCGCAGCAGCTGCAGAAGCTGGCCGACGAGTCCGGTGACGGTACCCCGATCGGGCCGGGGGACTGGCCGTTCTACGCCGAGCGGGTCCGGGAGCGGGACTTCGAGGTCGACTACGCGGCGCTGCGGGAGTACTTCCCGCTGGAGCAGGTGTTGCGGGACGGCGTCTTCTACGCCGCCAGCCAGCTCTACGGCATCAGCTTCGCCGAACGCGACGACCTGCCCACCTACCACCCGCAGGTGCGGGTCTTCGAGGTCTTCGATGTGGACGGCTCGCCGTTGGGACTGTTCCTGGCGGACCTGTTCACCCGGGACGCAAAGCGGGGCGGCGCGTGGCAGAGCACCTTCGTCGGGCAGTCGAGGCTGCGGGACACCAAGCCGGTCTGTCTGGTCAACATGAACATCAGCCGGCCGCCGGCGGGCGAGCCGGCGCTGCTCACGGTGGATGAGGTCAAGACCCTCTTCCACGAGTTCGGGCACGCCCTGCACAGCCTCTTCTCCGACGTCACCTACCCGCGATTCGCGGGCACCTCGGTGCCGCGCGACTTCGTGGAGTACCCGTCGCAGGTCAACGAGGTGTGGATGCTGTGGCCGGAGGTGGTGGCGAACTACGCCCGGCATCACCGCACCGGCGAGCAGCTGCCCACCGACGCGGTGGAGCGGCTGCGCACCGCGCGCCGGTTCAACATGGGCTTCGAGACCACCGAGTATCTCGCCGCCTCGCTGCTGGACCTGGCCTGGCACCAGCTCTCGACCGAGCAGGCGGCGGCGGTCACCGATGTGGTTGAGTTCGAGGCCGCGGCGCTGGCGGCGGCCGGGGTGGCGCTGCCGCTGGTCCCGCCGCGGTACCGCAGCACCTACTTCGCGCACATCTTCGCCACCGAGGGGTACAGCGCCGGGTACTACTCCTACATCTGGAGCGAGGTGCTCGACGCGGACACCGTCGAGTGGTTCGTGGAGAATGGTGGTCTGCGCCGGGAAAACGGCGACTGGTTCCGGCAGCGGTTGCTGGCGCGGGCCGGGGGAATCGACTCGATGCGGGCGTTCCGCGACTTCCGTGGCCGGGACCCGCGGATCGAGCCGCTGCTGGAGCGGCGCGGTCTGAGGTAG